A genomic segment from Leguminivora glycinivorella isolate SPB_JAAS2020 chromosome 27, LegGlyc_1.1, whole genome shotgun sequence encodes:
- the LOC125240259 gene encoding oocyte zinc finger protein XlCOF6-like, producing METSAESGSMSPARVKLEPETDQSEMALVKEEAVFLDEEERVKEEWSDSTAGCGVSEVASMLADLYANHEVKDELVLGPERPHRPVVAPAALSYRVAASALVSPAAGSGVRRSCSVRLERLLVDAARRTCRVARRTYKLRAAEPAHTPSAITTVYECHHCGQLFRNKSVLKKHVYTHSHLHNSTARAYGLNRHRTLHDDKKLSRQSCMITHTDLQANLRSRTDNKPFWCSRCDYKSNIKSNFQRHLMTHTDEKPFSCSHCDYKCRQKVHLQTHLTTHTDEKLFSCGQCDVKCRIKARLQRHLLTHGEEKPSSCSHCDYKCRLKADLKAHLMTHINEKRFSCSHCDYKCNKKVNLQRHLLTHGEEKPFSCSHCDYKCKNKANLQRHLLTHGEEKPFRCSHCDYKCRQKANLQTHMTTHTDEKPFSCSQCDFKCRIKVSLQRHLLTHGEEKPFSCSHCDYKCRLKATLQTHMTTHTDEKPFSCSQCDFKCRQKVNLQTHMTTHTNEKPFSCSQCDFKCRIKASLQRHLLTHGEEKPFSCSHCDYKCRLKANLQTHMTTHTDEKPFSCSQCDYKCRQKVSLQTHMTTHTDEKPFSCSQCDFKCKIKARLQRHLLTHGEEKPFSCSHCDYKCRQKVNLQTHLLTHTDEKRFICSHCDFKCKIKANLNSHLMIHTNKKPFSCSQCDYKCKRKSGLRSHLLTHGEKKPLSCSHTVTLSVKAKLI from the exons ATGGAGACGAGTGCCGAGTCTGGTAGCATGTCGCCGGCGCGCGTGAAGCTGGAGCCCGAGACGGACCAGTCAGAAATGG CCCTTGTGAAGGAAGAAGCTGTATTCCTGGATGAAGAGGAGCGTGTGAAGGAGGAGTGGTCGGACAGCACGGCCGGGTGCGGCGTGAGTGAGGTAGCCAGCATGCTAGCCGACTTGTATGCCAATCACGAGGTGAAGGATGAGCTCGTGCTGGGGCCGGAGCGCCCGCACCGCCCCGTAGTCGCCCCGGCCGCCCTATCTTATCGTGTCGCAGCGTCCGCTCTCGTCTCCCCGGCTGCGGGGTCGGGTGTGCGCCGCTCGTGCTCGGTCAGGCTGGAGCGCCTGCTGGTGGACGCGGCGCGGCGCACCTGCCGGGTCGCGCGCCGCACGTACAAGCTGCGCGCCGCCGAGCCCGCACACACACCCAGTGCCATCACCACCGTCTATGAGTGTCACCATTGCGGCCAACTGTTCAGGAACAAGTCGGTTTTAAAGAAACACGTATATACTCACTCACATTTACATAATTCAACTGCACGAGCTTATGGTTTAAACCGACATCGAACGTTACACGACGACAAAAAACTGTCTCGACAGTCTTgcatgataacacacacagATTTACAGGCTAATCTCAGAAGTCGCACAGATAATAAACCTTTCTGGTGTAGTCGCTGTGACTATAAGAGTAACATTAAATCAAATTTTCAGAGGCACCTGATGACTCACACTGACGAGAAGCCTTTCagttgtagccactgtgactacaagtgtagaCAAAAAGTACATTTACAGACTCACCTGACGACTCACACTGACGAGAAGCTATTTAGTTGTGGCCAATGTGACGTCAAGTGTAGAATAAAAGCACGTTTACAGAGGCACCTGTTGACTCACGGAGAAGAGAAGCCTTCAAGTTGTAGCCATtgtgactacaagtgtagaCTAAAAGCTGATTTAAAGGCTCACCTGATGACTCACATTAACGAAAAGCGTTTCagttgtagccactgtgactacaagtgtaaTAAGAAAGTAAATTTACAGAGACACTTGTTGACCCACGGAGAAGAGAAGCCTTTTAGctgtagccactgtgactacaagtgtaaAAACAAGGCAAATTTACAGAGACACCTGTTGACCCACGGAGAAGAGAAGCCTTTTCGctgtagccactgtgactacaagtgtagaCAAAAAGCAAATTTACAGACTCACATGACGACTCACACAGACGAGAAGCCTTTTAGCTGTAGCCAATGTGACTTCAAGTGTAGAATAAAAGTAAGTTTACAGAGGCACCTGTTGACTCACGGAGAAGAGAAGCCTTTCagttgtagccactgtgactacaagtgtagaCTAAAAGCAACTTTACAGACTCACATGACGACTCACACAGACGAGAAGCCTTTTAGCTGTAGCCAATGTGACTTCAAGTGTAgacaaaaagtaaatttacagACTCACATGACAACTCACACAAACGAGAAGCCTTTTAGCTGTAGCCAATGTGACTTCAAGTGTAGAATAAAAGCAAGTTTACAGAGGCACCTGTTGACTCACGGAGAAGAGAAGCCTTTCagttgtagccactgtgactacaagtgtagaCTAAAAGCAAATTTACAGACTCACATGACGACTCACACAGACGAGAAGCCTTTTAGCTGTAGCCAAtgtgactacaagtgtagaCAAAAAGTAAGTTTACAGACTCACATGACAACTCACACAGACGAGAAGCCTTTTAGCTGTAGCCAATGTGACTTCAAGTGTAAAATAAAAGCAAGGTTACAGAGGCACCTGTTGACTCACGGAGAAGAGAAGCCTTTCagttgtagccactgtgactacaagtgtagacaaaaagtaaatttacagACTCACCTGTTGACTCACACTGACGAAAAGCGTTTCATTTGTAGCCACTGTGACTTTAAGTGTAAAATCAAAGCCAATTTAAATTCTCATCTGATGATTCACACTAACAAGAAGCCTTTTAGTTGTAGCCAATGTGACTACAAGTGTAAAAGAAAATCAGGTTTGCGGAGCCACCTGTTGACTCACGGAGAAAAGAAGCCTTTAAGTTGTAGCCACACTGTGACTTTAAGTGTAAAAGCAAAGCTCATTTAA